In a genomic window of Methylobacter sp. YRD-M1:
- the ssuE gene encoding NADPH-dependent FMN reductase, with the protein MSHIVAIAGSTAEQSKSTDLLKRILAQVEAYGFSTQLLSVRDIPAQELIYGAGKDSPHLNHVTGHIERAAGVIVASPVYKAAYSGALKAFLDLLPQKSLAEKIVLPIMTAGSSKHLLAIDYALKPVLTALGATHVLSGFFVSDDLIQRDPYGLLSLDDETESRLREQVRALVFAAGLPTPQKDYEPTEY; encoded by the coding sequence ATGTCTCATATTGTTGCCATAGCAGGCAGTACAGCTGAACAGTCAAAATCCACTGACTTGCTGAAACGGATACTCGCCCAGGTTGAAGCGTATGGTTTTTCCACGCAACTGCTGTCCGTGCGGGATATTCCGGCGCAAGAATTGATTTACGGGGCCGGAAAGGACAGTCCGCACCTGAACCATGTGACCGGACACATTGAGCGCGCAGCCGGCGTTATCGTTGCATCTCCGGTTTACAAGGCTGCCTACAGCGGCGCTCTGAAAGCCTTTTTGGATCTGCTGCCGCAAAAATCCCTGGCCGAAAAAATCGTCCTGCCGATCATGACGGCCGGGTCCTCTAAACACCTGCTCGCCATCGATTACGCGCTGAAGCCCGTGTTGACCGCTTTAGGCGCCACGCATGTGCTGAGCGGCTTTTTTGTCTCGGACGACCTGATTCAAAGGGACCCGTACGGGCTCTTGTCACTGGACGATGAAACCGAGTCAAGACTCAGGGAACAGGTTCGCGCGTTAGTGTTTGCAGCCGGTTTGCCCACACCTCAAAAAGACTATGAACCAACAGAATATTAA
- a CDS encoding sulfonate ABC transporter substrate-binding protein: MSKKRFFTAIQSLMAVAAVMTALSGTAYAAGEDWPKEINLGYQKYGPLIILKSTGELEKRLQEHGVTVNWAEFQFGPPMLEALNAGSLDFAITGETPPVAAQASKGSSIVYIANEPASPQGEGIVVKADSELKTIADLKGRKVAVAKGSNAHFFLIQALAKAGLTLDDISVAYLAPADARAALERGDVAAWSIWDYFYAAAEIQLGARALTTGEGIVNNYAFYTSRRDFAEQYPALIDVVLDEVRKTDQWIKGNPAEASQKLAAHVGIDAKILEKALRRSNYGPEPLKPEVTAAQQTIADTLLAVKLLPNQIKVQDAVWQPQGK; the protein is encoded by the coding sequence ATGAGTAAGAAACGCTTTTTCACAGCCATTCAGTCATTAATGGCGGTTGCCGCTGTGATGACAGCACTTTCCGGCACAGCTTACGCGGCAGGCGAGGACTGGCCGAAGGAAATCAATCTGGGCTATCAGAAGTATGGTCCCTTGATTATCCTCAAATCGACCGGCGAACTGGAAAAACGTCTGCAAGAGCACGGCGTGACAGTGAACTGGGCGGAATTCCAGTTCGGGCCGCCGATGCTGGAAGCATTGAACGCCGGCAGCCTGGATTTTGCCATTACCGGTGAAACGCCGCCTGTCGCCGCTCAGGCGTCCAAAGGCTCTTCCATTGTTTACATCGCCAATGAGCCCGCGTCGCCACAGGGCGAAGGCATTGTCGTCAAAGCCGATTCCGAACTGAAAACCATTGCCGATCTGAAAGGCAGGAAGGTGGCGGTCGCCAAAGGCTCGAACGCGCATTTTTTCCTGATCCAGGCCCTGGCGAAAGCCGGCCTGACGCTGGACGACATCAGCGTGGCCTATCTGGCGCCGGCGGATGCCAGGGCCGCTCTTGAACGCGGCGACGTGGCGGCCTGGTCGATCTGGGATTATTTCTATGCAGCCGCCGAAATCCAGCTGGGCGCGCGCGCTTTAACGACCGGCGAAGGCATCGTGAACAACTACGCGTTCTATACCTCAAGGCGCGACTTCGCCGAGCAATATCCGGCGCTGATCGACGTGGTGCTCGATGAAGTCCGCAAAACGGATCAATGGATCAAGGGCAATCCGGCTGAGGCCTCGCAAAAACTGGCGGCGCATGTCGGCATCGACGCCAAAATCCTTGAAAAAGCCTTGCGCCGCAGCAACTACGGCCCGGAGCCTTTGAAGCCTGAAGTAACCGCCGCTCAACAGACGATTGCCGATACGCTGCTGGCCGTCAAATTACTGCCTAATCAAATCAAGGTGCAGGACGCCGTCTGGCAACCTCAAGGCAAATAA
- the ssuD gene encoding FMNH2-dependent alkanesulfonate monooxygenase, with amino-acid sequence MKIFWFLPTQGDGRYLGSAVNARPANHHYLTQIARAADELGYEGVLIPTGRTCEDAWIVASSLVSATNRLKFLVALRPGVLSPAAAARMTSTLDRFSDGRLLLNVVVGGDATELAGDGIFQSHDDRYEHAEEFLHIWRELLEGRKVDFQGKHTRIEGGRLLFPSVQKPHPPLYFGGSSPAAHQFAANEMDAYLSWGEPPAQVAEKIADVREKAAKNGRTLKFGLRLHVIVRETDDEAWAAAEDLIKYVDDDAVAKAQQAFKRSDSEGQRRMAELTQWGGSRTREALEVSPNLWAGVGLVRGGAGTALVGSPETVAARIKEYADLGIDNFVLSGYPHLEEAYRVAELLFPLLPVNAGKQKEDAVVYLSPVGDTGHVEVSSELKVGAS; translated from the coding sequence ATGAAAATTTTTTGGTTCTTACCCACTCAAGGCGATGGCCGCTATTTAGGCTCGGCCGTCAATGCCCGGCCGGCGAATCATCACTATCTGACTCAAATTGCACGCGCTGCCGATGAGCTGGGTTATGAAGGCGTTTTGATTCCGACCGGCCGCACCTGCGAAGATGCCTGGATTGTCGCGTCGTCGCTGGTTTCAGCGACCAATCGCCTGAAGTTTCTGGTCGCTTTGAGGCCGGGCGTGCTGTCGCCGGCGGCGGCAGCGCGAATGACCTCGACGCTGGACCGGTTCTCCGACGGCAGGCTGTTGCTGAATGTGGTCGTTGGCGGCGATGCGACCGAGCTGGCCGGGGACGGGATTTTCCAATCGCATGACGACCGTTACGAGCATGCCGAGGAATTTCTGCATATCTGGCGGGAATTGCTGGAAGGCAGGAAAGTGGACTTTCAGGGCAAACATACCCGCATAGAGGGCGGCAGACTGCTTTTCCCTTCCGTACAAAAACCGCATCCGCCGCTGTATTTCGGCGGCTCGTCTCCTGCGGCGCATCAGTTTGCGGCGAATGAGATGGACGCGTATTTGAGCTGGGGCGAGCCGCCCGCGCAAGTGGCGGAAAAAATCGCCGATGTGCGGGAGAAGGCCGCAAAAAACGGCAGAACACTGAAATTCGGCCTGCGCCTGCACGTGATCGTGCGGGAAACCGACGACGAGGCCTGGGCCGCCGCCGAAGACCTGATCAAATATGTTGACGATGATGCGGTAGCCAAGGCGCAACAGGCTTTCAAGCGATCCGATTCCGAAGGTCAGCGGCGCATGGCGGAACTGACCCAATGGGGCGGCTCGCGCACCCGCGAGGCGCTGGAAGTATCGCCGAACTTGTGGGCCGGCGTCGGTCTGGTCCGGGGCGGCGCCGGCACAGCGCTGGTCGGCTCGCCGGAGACAGTGGCGGCACGGATCAAGGAATATGCGGATCTGGGCATCGACAATTTCGTGCTGTCCGGCTATCCGCACCTGGAAGAAGCCTATCGCGTCGCGGAATTGCTGTTTCCGTTGCTGCCTGTCAACGCCGGCAAGCAGAAAGAGGATGCCGTCGTTTATTTGAGCCCGGTCGGCGATACCGGTCATGTCGAGGTGTCATCGGAATTGAAGGTCGGTGCATCATGA
- a CDS encoding ABC transporter permease subunit, which translates to MSIGQLLPDRSKLIGQISGWFLPVFLIIAWCIAARNGWISSRILPAPFDIVNSAVSLTVSGELAKNILASAERASWGLLIGGSIGFLLGLLNGLFRTAERFLDTTVQMVRNVPHLALIPLVIIWFGIGEEGKVFLVTLGVFFPIYANTYHGIKTTDPQLIEMGRVYGLSPWQLFSQIIFPGALPSILVGLRYSLGLMWLTLIVAETIATTSGIGYMAMNAREFMQTDVVILAILIYALLGKLADTAVHFLEGRILQWHPGFNHK; encoded by the coding sequence ATGAGCATCGGTCAACTGTTGCCTGACCGGTCAAAACTGATCGGTCAAATTTCAGGGTGGTTCCTGCCTGTTTTCCTGATTATCGCCTGGTGCATTGCCGCCCGGAACGGCTGGATTTCTTCCCGGATTTTGCCGGCGCCTTTCGATATCGTCAACTCGGCGGTTAGCTTGACCGTGTCCGGGGAACTGGCGAAAAACATCCTTGCCAGCGCCGAGCGCGCAAGCTGGGGACTTCTGATCGGCGGCAGCATCGGCTTTCTGCTGGGGCTCCTGAACGGCTTGTTCAGGACCGCAGAGCGTTTTCTCGATACCACCGTGCAGATGGTCAGAAATGTGCCGCATCTGGCGTTGATTCCGTTAGTCATCATCTGGTTCGGCATCGGCGAGGAAGGCAAGGTGTTTCTGGTGACGCTGGGGGTGTTTTTCCCGATCTACGCCAATACCTATCACGGCATAAAAACGACCGACCCACAATTGATCGAGATGGGCCGCGTCTACGGCCTGAGCCCCTGGCAGTTGTTTTCCCAGATCATCTTTCCGGGCGCGTTGCCTTCCATCCTGGTGGGGCTGCGCTATTCGCTGGGGCTCATGTGGCTGACGCTGATCGTCGCCGAAACCATCGCCACCACCTCCGGCATCGGCTACATGGCGATGAACGCCCGCGAGTTCATGCAGACGGATGTCGTGATCCTGGCCATCCTGATCTACGCCCTGCTGGGCAAACTGGCCGATACGGCGGTCCATTTTCTTGAGGGTCGCATTCTGCAATGGCATCCCGGTTTTAACCACAAATAA